One window of Kosakonia cowanii JCM 10956 = DSM 18146 genomic DNA carries:
- the nagC gene encoding DNA-binding transcriptional regulator NagC, translating into MTSGGQAQIGNVDLVKQLNSAAVYRLIDQHGPISRIQIAEQSQLAPASVTKITRQLIERGLIKEVDQQASTGGRRAISIITETRNFQAIGVRLGRNDTTLTLYDLSSKVLAEEHYPLPERTQETLEHALLNTISQFIDASQRKIRELIAISVILPGLVDPESGVIRYMPHIQVENWALVEALEKRFKLTCFVGHDIRSLALAEHYFGASQDCEDSILVRVHRGTGAGIISSGRIFIGRNGNVGEIGHVQVEPLGERCHCGNFGCLETIAANAAIEQRVRHLLQQGYQSRLKEEDCSIKAICKAANKGDALACEVIEYVGRHLGKTIAIAINLFNPQKVVIAGEIVEAEKILLPAIEACINTQSLKAFRKNLPVVPSTLDHRSAIGAFALVKRAMLNGLLLQRLLEN; encoded by the coding sequence ATGACATCAGGCGGACAAGCTCAAATTGGTAACGTTGACCTCGTAAAACAGCTTAACAGTGCGGCGGTTTACCGCCTGATTGACCAACACGGCCCCATCTCACGCATACAGATTGCCGAACAGAGCCAGCTTGCTCCCGCCAGCGTGACAAAAATCACGCGTCAGCTGATTGAACGCGGGCTGATCAAAGAAGTCGATCAGCAGGCCTCCACCGGGGGCCGCCGCGCCATCTCAATCATTACCGAAACCCGCAATTTCCAGGCCATCGGCGTGCGCCTCGGGCGCAACGACACCACCCTTACGCTCTACGATCTGAGCAGCAAGGTGCTGGCCGAAGAGCACTACCCTCTGCCGGAGCGCACCCAGGAGACGCTGGAGCACGCGCTGCTCAACACCATCAGCCAGTTTATCGACGCCAGCCAGCGTAAAATCCGCGAGCTGATCGCCATTTCGGTGATCCTGCCGGGGCTGGTCGATCCGGAAAGCGGCGTAATCCGCTATATGCCGCATATTCAGGTGGAGAACTGGGCGCTGGTTGAGGCGCTGGAAAAACGCTTCAAATTGACCTGTTTCGTTGGGCACGATATCCGCAGCCTGGCGCTGGCCGAGCACTATTTTGGCGCAAGCCAGGATTGCGAAGACTCCATTCTGGTGCGCGTGCATCGCGGCACCGGTGCCGGGATCATCTCCAGCGGCCGCATCTTTATCGGTCGCAACGGTAACGTCGGCGAAATTGGTCACGTGCAGGTAGAACCCCTCGGCGAGCGCTGCCACTGCGGTAACTTCGGTTGCCTGGAGACGATTGCCGCTAATGCCGCCATTGAGCAGCGGGTCCGCCATCTGTTACAGCAGGGTTATCAGAGCCGCCTGAAAGAGGAGGATTGCTCAATCAAGGCTATCTGCAAAGCCGCCAACAAAGGCGATGCGCTGGCCTGCGAAGTGATTGAGTACGTCGGGCGTCATCTCGGTAAAACTATCGCTATCGCCATTAACCTCTTCAACCCGCAAAAAGTGGTGATTGCCGGCGAGATTGTTGAAGCGGAAAAAATCCTGCTGCCCGCCATTGAAGCCTGTATCAATACGCAGTCACTGAAGGCGTTTCGCAAAAATCTGCCG
- the nagB gene encoding glucosamine-6-phosphate deaminase, whose protein sequence is MRLIPLATAEQVGKWAARHIVNRINAFNPTADRPFVLGLPTGGTPLTAYKALVEMHKAGQVSFKHVVTFNMDEYVGLPKDHPESYHSFMHRNFFDHVDIPAENINLLDGNAPDIDAECRRYEEKIRAYGKIHLFMGGVGNDGHIAFNEPASSLASRTRIKTLTHDTRIANSRFFDGDVNQVPKYALTVGVGTLLDAEEVMILVLGNVKAQALQAAVEGNVNHMWTISCLQLHPKAVIVCDEPSTMELKVKTLKYFNELEAENIKGL, encoded by the coding sequence ATGAGACTGATTCCCCTGGCGACAGCTGAACAGGTCGGTAAATGGGCCGCCCGCCATATCGTCAACCGCATTAACGCATTCAACCCCACCGCCGATCGTCCTTTTGTACTTGGCCTGCCAACGGGCGGAACGCCGCTTACGGCCTACAAAGCATTAGTTGAAATGCACAAAGCGGGCCAGGTCAGCTTTAAGCATGTCGTCACCTTTAACATGGACGAATATGTAGGCCTGCCGAAGGATCACCCGGAGAGTTACCACAGCTTTATGCACCGTAATTTCTTCGATCACGTTGATATTCCTGCTGAAAACATTAACCTGCTCGATGGAAACGCGCCCGATATTGACGCAGAATGCCGTCGTTACGAAGAAAAAATTCGCGCTTACGGCAAAATTCATCTGTTTATGGGCGGTGTAGGCAACGATGGTCATATCGCTTTTAACGAACCGGCATCGTCGCTGGCATCGCGTACCCGTATTAAAACGTTGACCCATGATACCCGCATAGCGAACTCGCGCTTCTTCGACGGCGATGTTAATCAGGTGCCAAAATATGCCCTGACCGTAGGCGTCGGCACGCTGCTCGATGCCGAAGAGGTGATGATTCTGGTGCTGGGCAACGTTAAGGCGCAGGCACTGCAGGCGGCCGTTGAGGGTAACGTCAACCATATGTGGACCATCAGCTGCCTGCAGCTGCATCCGAAAGCGGTCATCGTCTGCGACGAGCCGTCCACGATGGAGCTGAAAGTCAAAACACTGAAATACTTCAACGAGTTAGAAGCAGAAAATATTAAAGGTCTGTAA
- the nagA gene encoding N-acetylglucosamine-6-phosphate deacetylase, which produces MYALTHCRIFTGHEILDDHALVVADGLIERLCPQPELPADIEQRSLNGALLAPGFIDVQLNGCGGVQFNDTAEAVSVETLEIMQRANEKSGCTSYLPTLITTSDDLMKQGVQVMRDYLAKYPNQALGLHLEGPWLNIIKKGTHNPDFVRKPDAALVDFLCQNADVITKITLAPEVAGCDVIRKLADAGIVVSAGHSNATLNEAKAGFRAGITFATHLYNAMPYITGREPGLAGAVLDDTDVYCGVIADGLHVDYVNIRNAKRLKGDKLCLVTDATAPAGAHIDQFIFAGKTIYYRNGLCVDENGTLSGSALTMIEGVRNLVEHVGIALDEALRMATLYPARAIGVDKKLGTLAAGKVANLTAFTRDYEIIKTIVNGNEVATA; this is translated from the coding sequence ATGTATGCTTTAACCCATTGCCGAATCTTTACCGGCCATGAAATTTTGGATGACCATGCGCTCGTTGTAGCAGATGGCCTGATTGAACGCCTTTGCCCACAGCCTGAGCTACCAGCGGATATTGAACAACGCTCGCTGAATGGTGCCCTCCTCGCCCCTGGTTTTATTGATGTGCAGCTCAACGGCTGCGGCGGCGTGCAGTTTAACGATACCGCCGAAGCTGTCAGCGTTGAGACGCTGGAGATCATGCAGCGCGCTAACGAGAAGTCCGGCTGCACCAGCTACCTGCCGACGCTGATTACCACCAGTGATGACCTGATGAAGCAGGGCGTGCAGGTGATGCGCGACTACCTCGCAAAATACCCGAACCAGGCGCTGGGCCTGCATCTGGAAGGGCCGTGGCTCAATATCATCAAGAAAGGCACCCACAATCCGGACTTCGTGCGTAAACCGGATGCGGCGCTGGTCGATTTCTTATGTCAAAACGCGGATGTGATCACAAAAATCACCTTAGCGCCGGAAGTGGCGGGATGCGACGTGATCCGCAAGCTTGCCGACGCGGGGATTGTCGTTTCCGCCGGTCACTCCAACGCCACGCTGAACGAGGCGAAAGCCGGTTTCCGCGCCGGTATCACCTTCGCCACCCATCTTTATAATGCTATGCCGTACATCACCGGGCGCGAGCCGGGGCTGGCGGGCGCCGTGCTTGATGACACAGATGTTTACTGTGGCGTGATTGCCGATGGGTTGCATGTCGACTACGTTAATATTCGCAATGCGAAGCGGCTGAAGGGGGACAAGCTCTGTCTGGTTACCGATGCAACCGCGCCCGCAGGTGCACATATTGATCAGTTCATTTTTGCTGGCAAAACAATATACTACCGGAATGGATTGTGCGTAGATGAAAACGGAACGCTGAGCGGCTCGGCCCTGACGATGATCGAAGGGGTGCGTAACCTGGTCGAGCATGTCGGTATTGCGCTCGATGAAGCGCTGCGTATGGCCACGCTCTACCCGGCTCGCGCCATTGGCGTTGACAAAAAGCTGGGCACTCTCGCCGCAGGCAAGGTGGCGAACCTGACCGCATTTACGCGTGATTATGAAATTATCAAGACCATCGTTAATGGTAACGAGGTCGCCACTGCATAA